One segment of Salvia splendens isolate huo1 chromosome 20, SspV2, whole genome shotgun sequence DNA contains the following:
- the LOC121780696 gene encoding protein PTST, chloroplastic-like has protein sequence MAFNNLFSVAAQPSLARIPMLRIDQSPVEMCGLIKQNQGLIVKGFVHSRPSKLFCSAASLEEEFCAIQSNNFPNGEESDVQPLPEETVPSSDELKALLADSQRATLVKKLSEANQHNRFLKRQLQVKEDELLDFKAELAVMEFEVQALLGLAEEIANYDIPVGSRKINGKYIQSHLLLKLEAVQKRLAEQIKDVDAAQPQEVHLIWHGVAESVQVMGSFDGWSQGEHLSPEYTGSYTKFSATLMLRPGRYEIKFLVDGEWKLSADFPTAGEGMMQNNLLVVE, from the exons GATACCTATGTTGAGAATTGATCAGTCTCCAGTGGAAATGTGTGGCTTAATTAAGCAGAATCAGGGTTTGATTGTTAAAGGCTTTGTTCATAGTCGGCCTTCGAAGCTGTTCTGTAGTGCTGCTAGTTTGGAGGAGGAATTTTGTGCAATTCAATCCAATAATTTCCCCAATGGTGAGGAATCCGATGTCCAGCCTTTGCCGGAGGAGACGGTTCCTAGTAGCGATGAG TTGAAGGCATTACTTGCTGATTCTCAAAGAGCAACACTAGTCAAGAAACTGAGCGAAGCAAATCAACACAATCGGTTTCTGAAACGCcag TTACAAGTTAAGGAAGATGAACTACTTGACTTCAAGGCTGAACTTGCAGTCATGGAGTTTGAGGTTCAG GCTCTGCTTGGTTTGGCTGAAGAAATCGCTAATTATGATATTCCAGTTGGATCAAGAAAGATTAATGGGAAATACATTCAATCGCACCTCCTCTTGAAACTGGAAG CTGTACAAAAAAGGTTGGCAGAACAGATCAAGGATGTGGATGCTGCGCAGCCTCAAGAGGTTCATTTAATTTGGCATGGTGTGGCAGAG AGCGTGCAAGTGATGGGATCCTTCGATGGCTGGAGTCAAGGGGAACATTTGTCACCAGAGTATACAGGTTCATATACAAAATTCTCAGCCACATTGATGCTAAGACCTGGAAG ATATGAAATCAAGTTCCTGGTGGATGGTGAATGGAAACTGTCGGCTGATTTCCCCACTGCTGGTGAGGGGATGATGCAGAACAATTTGCTGGTTGTCGAATAA